One window of the Primulina eburnea isolate SZY01 chromosome 18, ASM2296580v1, whole genome shotgun sequence genome contains the following:
- the LOC140820137 gene encoding mitogen-activated protein kinase kinase kinase 20-like, translating to MFVKKRGDVVRAEGVNEYGDGVAWLRGSVIGKGGFGCVYMATLKNPRSKHSYFPSVMAVKSAEVSVSGSIQKEREVLSNVKGCPNVIKCFGEETTTGDNGMMVYNLLLEYGSGGTLAQRIKKSGSGGLPEFEARVYARCILRGLKHIHGIGYVHCDLKPDNILLLPSSRREGNTEFNAKIGDFGLAKRVKQNKKRKLCPYWRGTPMYLSPEAVMDNVQEAPSDIWAVGCIVLEMLTGKHPWHIEKELTAKEILAKIGTRDESPKFPNDISKDARDFLKGCFVRKSSFRMTAEMLLNHPFIRGLEDNEAIEYVEEPEGLNEIETILVVSESDYELSPGSYSDEWGYTSDGDSFSYWTDEDVSYCENKVVSDFVEEIEVEKLESITNSCVDAGLTQSTEASSEVSPRKETQFPVNFTISTGV from the coding sequence ATGTTTGTGAAGAAGAGGGGAGACGTGGTTCGAGCGGAGGGTGTGAATGAATATGGAGATGGGGTTGCATGGCTTAGGGGGTCGGTGATCGGGAAAGGGGGTTTCGGGTGTGTTTATATGGCTACTCTCAAGAATCCCAGATCAAAGCATAGCTATTTTCCGTCAGTGATGGCTGTGAAATCGGCGGAGGTTTCGGTTTCCGGTTCAATTCAGAAGGAGCGGGAGGTTTTGAGTAATGTCAAGGGATGTCCGAACGTAATCAAGTGTTTTGGGGAGGAGACGACGACGGGGGATAATGGTATGATGGTGTATAATCTGTTGTTGGAGTATGGTTCTGGTGGAACCTTGGCACAGAGGATTAAGAAATCCGGTAGTGGTGGATTGCCTGAATTTGAGGCTAGGGTGTATGCAAGGTGCATTCTTAGAGGTTTGAAGCATATTCACGGCATTGGCTATGTTCATTGCGATTTGAAGCCCGATAATATTTTGCTTTTGCCTAGTTCTCGAAGAGAAGGAAATACTGAATTTAATGCTAAGATTGGAGATTTCGGATTGGCAAAGAGGGTAAAACAGAATAAGAAGAGGAAGCTGTGTCCTTATTGGAGGGGTACTCCTATGTATTTGTCGCCCGAGGCTGTGATGGATAACGTGCAAGAAGCTCCAAGTGATATTTGGGCGGTTGGGTGTATTGTGCTGGAGATGTTAACTGGGAAGCATCCGTGGCACATAGAAAAAGAGTTGACGGCAAAGGAGATTCTTGCGAAGATTGGTACGAGGGATGAATCACCGAAATTTCCAAATGATATATCAAAAGATGCTAGGGATTTTCTAAAGGGTTGTTTTGTGAGGAAGTCCAGCTTCAGAATGACAGCCGAAATGCTGTTGAATCATCCGTTCATTAGAGGCTTGGAAGACAATGAAGCAATCGAATATGTTGAGGAGCCTGAAGGTTTGAATGAGATTGAGACTATATTGGTGGTATCTGAGAGCGACTATGAGTTGAGTCCTGGATCATATTCAGACGAGTGGGGCTATACTTCTGACGGGGATTCATTTTCTTATTGGACTGATGAGGATGTAAGCTATTGTGAGAATAAAGTCGTGTCTGATTTTGTTGAAGAAATTGAGGTTGAAAAACTCGAAAGCATCACAAACTCTTGCGTTGATGCTGGGCTGACTCAATCAACCGAGGCTTCGTCAGAAGTTTCACCAAGAAAAGAAACGCAGTTTCCTGTTAATTTTACCATTTCTACGGGCGTCTAG